From the genome of Flavobacterium luteolum, one region includes:
- a CDS encoding DUF3467 domain-containing protein yields the protein MSNPKQQQEQINIELDETIAEGIYSNLAIINHSSSEFVLDFVSIMPGIPKAKVKSRIVLTPQHAKRLLKAIGENIHRFEAAHGEIKETEQAPIPLNFGPTGQA from the coding sequence ATGAGTAATCCGAAACAACAACAAGAGCAAATTAATATTGAGTTGGATGAAACTATTGCAGAAGGAATTTATTCTAATCTTGCAATTATCAATCACTCATCATCAGAGTTTGTTTTAGATTTTGTAAGCATTATGCCAGGTATTCCTAAAGCCAAGGTAAAGTCAAGAATTGTCTTGACACCACAACATGCTAAAAGATTATTAAAAGCAATAGGTGAAAATATCCATAGATTTGAGGCAGCTCATGGCGAAATCAAAGAAACGGAACAAGCACCAATTCCGCTTAATTTTGGTCCAACTGGACAAGCATAA
- the rpoC gene encoding DNA-directed RNA polymerase subunit beta', translating to MMNNRNNNKDKNPVKRFNKISIGLASPESILKESRGEVLKPETINYRTHKPERDGLFCERIFGPVKDFECACGKYKRIRYKGIICDRCGVEVTEKKVRRDRVGHINLVVPIAHIWYFRSLPNKIGYILGLPSKKLDMIIYYERYVVIQAGIAKNADGESLQRLDFLTEEEYLNILDTLPQENQYLDDLDPNKFVAKMGAECIMDLLARIDLDALSYELRHSANNETSKQRKTEALKRLQVVESFRESNENRENRPEWMIMKVVPVIPPELRPLVPLDGGRFATSDLNDLYRRVIIRNNRLKRLMEIKAPEVILRNEKRMLQESVDSLFDNTRKASAVKTESNRPLKSLSDSLKGKQGRFRQNLLGKRVDYSARSVIVVGPELKLYECGLPKDMASELYKPFVIRKLIERGIVKTVKSAKKIIDKKEPVVWDILENVIKGHPVLLNRAPTLHRLGIQAFQPKLIEGKAIQLHPLVCTAFNADFDGDQMAVHLPLGPEAILEAQLLMLASHNILNPANGAPITVPSQDMVLGLYYMTKERISTEDHIILGQDLTFYSAEEVNIALNEGRLELNARVKIRAKDFNDAGELVYKIIQTTAGRVLFNEVVPEAAGYINDVLTKKNLRDIIGHILSVTDVPTTAAFLDNMKDMGYKFAFRGGLSFSLGDIRIPEQKTKLIADAREQVEGISTNYNMGLITNNERYNQVIDVWTSANAQLTELAMKNIREDQQGFNSVYMMLDSGARGSKEQIRQLTGMRGLMAKPKKSTAGGGEIIENPILSNFKEGLSILEYFISTHGARKGLADTALKTADAGYLTRRLHDVSQDVIVNIEDCGTLRGVEVAALKKNEEIVESLGERILGRVALQDVINPLTNEVMVKSGEQITEAIMRTIEASPIEKVEVRSPLTCEALKGICAKCYGRNLATGKMTQRGEAVGVIAAQSIGEPGTQLTLRTFHVGGVAGGISEESSIVTRFAGRLEIEDLKTVKGEDGEGNSVDIVVSRSTELKLVDEKTGIVLNTHNIPYGSSIFVGDGETVAKGTVICKWDPYNGVIVSEFTGKIAYEDLEQGQSFMVEIDEQTGFQEKVISEARNKKLIPTLLVYGKEGELIRSYNLPVGAHLMVENGEKIKAGKVLVKIPRRSSKAGDITGGLPRITELLEARNPSNPAVVSEIDGVVSFGKIKRGNREIVIESKFGEIKKYLVKLSSQILVQENDFVRAGVPLSDGAITPDDILRIQGPAAVQQYLVNEIQEVYRLQGVKINDKHFEVVIRQMMRKVRVEDPGDTLFLEDQLIHTKDFIVQNDKLYGMKVVEDAGDSSVLKPGQIITPRELRDENSLLKRTDKNLVVARDVITATATPVLQGITRASLQTKSFISAASFQETTKVLNEAAVAGKVDDLEGLKENVIVGHRIPAGTGMREYDNTIVGSKDDYNEMMANKEEYIY from the coding sequence ATGATGAATAACAGAAACAATAATAAAGATAAGAATCCAGTAAAAAGATTTAACAAAATTTCTATTGGATTGGCTTCACCAGAATCTATCTTGAAAGAATCGAGAGGAGAGGTTTTAAAGCCAGAAACTATTAACTATAGAACTCACAAACCAGAGCGTGACGGACTTTTCTGCGAAAGAATCTTCGGACCAGTAAAAGATTTCGAATGTGCTTGTGGTAAGTATAAAAGAATTCGTTACAAAGGTATCATCTGTGACCGTTGTGGTGTTGAAGTTACTGAGAAAAAAGTACGTCGTGATAGAGTAGGACACATCAACCTTGTTGTGCCAATTGCTCATATCTGGTACTTCCGTTCTCTTCCAAACAAAATTGGTTATATCCTTGGTCTTCCATCTAAGAAATTAGATATGATCATTTACTACGAAAGATACGTGGTAATCCAAGCTGGTATTGCTAAAAATGCAGATGGAGAATCTTTACAAAGACTTGATTTCTTAACTGAAGAAGAATACTTAAACATTTTAGATACTCTTCCACAAGAAAACCAATATTTAGATGATTTAGATCCAAATAAATTTGTTGCCAAAATGGGAGCAGAGTGTATTATGGATTTATTAGCTCGTATTGACTTAGATGCTTTGTCTTATGAATTAAGACACAGCGCTAACAATGAGACTTCAAAACAAAGAAAAACTGAAGCTTTAAAAAGACTACAAGTTGTTGAATCTTTCCGTGAGTCTAACGAAAACCGCGAAAACCGTCCAGAATGGATGATCATGAAAGTGGTTCCAGTTATCCCACCAGAATTACGTCCGCTTGTGCCACTTGATGGAGGTCGTTTTGCAACTTCAGATTTGAACGACTTATACCGTCGTGTAATCATCCGTAACAACCGTTTGAAAAGATTAATGGAGATTAAAGCTCCTGAAGTTATCTTAAGAAACGAGAAACGTATGTTGCAAGAATCTGTAGATTCATTATTCGATAACACTCGTAAAGCTTCTGCTGTTAAAACAGAATCTAACAGACCATTAAAATCATTATCTGACTCATTAAAAGGTAAGCAAGGACGTTTCCGTCAAAACTTACTTGGTAAACGTGTGGATTATTCTGCTCGTTCGGTAATCGTCGTTGGTCCAGAGTTAAAATTATATGAGTGCGGATTGCCAAAAGATATGGCTTCTGAATTATACAAACCTTTCGTTATCCGTAAATTGATTGAAAGAGGTATTGTTAAAACAGTAAAATCTGCGAAGAAAATCATTGACAAAAAAGAGCCGGTAGTTTGGGATATTTTAGAAAACGTAATTAAAGGACACCCAGTATTACTGAACCGTGCTCCTACTTTGCACAGACTTGGTATTCAGGCTTTCCAGCCAAAATTAATTGAAGGAAAAGCGATCCAGTTACACCCATTAGTATGTACGGCATTCAACGCCGATTTCGATGGTGACCAGATGGCGGTTCACTTACCATTAGGACCAGAGGCTATTTTAGAGGCGCAATTATTAATGCTGGCTTCTCACAATATCTTGAACCCTGCAAATGGTGCTCCAATTACTGTACCTTCTCAGGACATGGTCTTGGGTCTATACTATATGACCAAAGAGCGTATTTCTACAGAAGATCACATTATTTTAGGTCAAGATTTGACTTTCTATTCTGCTGAAGAAGTAAACATTGCATTAAACGAAGGAAGATTAGAATTGAATGCTCGTGTGAAAATTAGAGCAAAAGATTTTAATGACGCTGGAGAATTAGTGTACAAAATTATTCAAACAACTGCAGGACGTGTATTATTTAACGAAGTAGTACCTGAAGCAGCTGGATATATCAATGACGTATTAACAAAGAAAAACCTTAGAGATATTATCGGACACATTTTAAGTGTGACTGATGTACCTACAACGGCAGCTTTCTTGGATAATATGAAAGATATGGGTTATAAATTCGCATTTAGAGGAGGTTTATCATTCTCTTTAGGTGATATTAGAATCCCAGAACAAAAAACGAAGTTAATTGCAGATGCTAGAGAGCAAGTTGAAGGTATCTCAACTAACTATAACATGGGTCTTATCACAAATAACGAGCGTTACAACCAAGTTATTGACGTATGGACTTCAGCAAATGCTCAGTTAACAGAATTAGCAATGAAAAATATTAGAGAAGACCAACAAGGTTTCAACTCTGTATATATGATGCTTGACTCTGGGGCGAGGGGTTCTAAGGAACAGATTCGTCAGTTAACTGGTATGCGTGGTTTGATGGCTAAGCCTAAAAAATCTACTGCTGGTGGTGGTGAGATTATTGAAAACCCGATTCTTTCTAACTTTAAGGAAGGTCTTTCGATCCTTGAGTACTTCATTTCTACTCACGGTGCTCGTAAAGGTCTTGCGGATACGGCTCTTAAAACGGCCGATGCTGGTTACTTGACAAGAAGACTTCATGACGTTTCTCAAGATGTTATTGTTAACATCGAAGATTGTGGAACTTTAAGAGGTGTTGAAGTTGCGGCATTGAAGAAAAATGAGGAAATCGTTGAATCTTTAGGAGAGAGAATTTTAGGACGTGTTGCATTACAAGACGTTATCAATCCTCTTACTAACGAAGTAATGGTTAAATCTGGAGAGCAAATTACTGAAGCAATTATGAGAACTATCGAAGCTTCTCCAATTGAAAAAGTAGAAGTTAGATCTCCATTAACTTGTGAAGCTTTAAAAGGTATTTGTGCTAAATGTTACGGTAGAAACTTAGCTACAGGTAAGATGACACAAAGAGGTGAAGCTGTCGGAGTTATTGCAGCTCAGTCTATTGGAGAGCCAGGTACACAGTTGACACTTCGTACGTTCCACGTTGGAGGGGTTGCTGGAGGTATCTCTGAAGAGTCTAGTATTGTTACAAGATTCGCAGGTAGACTTGAAATTGAAGATTTAAAAACAGTTAAAGGAGAAGACGGAGAAGGAAACTCTGTTGATATCGTAGTTTCACGTTCAACTGAATTGAAATTAGTTGACGAGAAAACTGGAATTGTTTTAAATACACATAACATTCCTTACGGTTCTAGTATCTTCGTTGGAGATGGAGAAACTGTAGCTAAAGGAACTGTAATCTGTAAATGGGATCCATATAACGGTGTAATTGTTTCTGAGTTTACTGGTAAGATTGCTTACGAAGATTTAGAGCAAGGACAATCGTTCATGGTTGAGATCGATGAGCAGACTGGTTTCCAGGAAAAAGTAATTTCTGAGGCTAGAAACAAAAAATTAATCCCAACTTTATTAGTTTATGGTAAAGAAGGTGAATTGATTCGTTCTTACAACTTACCAGTAGGTGCACACTTAATGGTTGAAAATGGCGAGAAAATTAAAGCAGGTAAAGTATTAGTAAAAATCCCACGTCGTTCTTCTAAAGCAGGCGATATCACGGGAGGTTTACCAAGAATTACTGAGCTTCTTGAGGCTCGTAACCCTTCAAACCCAGCAGTTGTATCTGAAATTGATGGAGTTGTATCTTTCGGTAAAATCAAAAGAGGTAACCGTGAGATCGTTATTGAGTCTAAATTTGGTGAGATTAAAAAGTATTTAGTTAAACTTTCTAGCCAAATCTTAGTACAAGAGAATGACTTCGTAAGAGCGGGAGTTCCATTGTCTGATGGTGCTATTACACCAGATGATATCTTGAGAATTCAAGGTCCAGCTGCTGTTCAACAGTACTTGGTAAATGAAATTCAAGAGGTTTACCGTTTACAAGGGGTAAAAATTAATGATAAGCACTTTGAGGTTGTAATTCGTCAAATGATGCGTAAAGTAAGAGTTGAGGATCCAGGAGATACTTTATTTTTAGAAGATCAATTAATTCATACTAAAGATTTTATTGTTCAAAACGATAAATTATATGGTATGAAAGTGGTAGAAGATGCTGGAGATTCTTCAGTATTAAAACCTGGTCAGATCATTACACCTCGTGAATTGCGTGATGAAAATTCATTATTGAAACGTACAGATAAAAATCTTGTTGTAGCAAGAGACGTAATTACTGCAACTGCAACGCCAGTTCTACAAGGTATTACAAGAGCTTCGTTACAAACTAAATCATTCATTTCTGCGGCTTCATTCCAGGAGACAACGAAAGTACTTAACGAAGCTGCAGTAGCTGGTAAAGTAGATGATCTAGAAGGATTAAAAGAAAATGTAATTGTTGGACACAGAATTCCTGCGGGAACTGGTATGAGAGAGTACGATAACACTATCGTAGGATCTAAAGATGATTACAATGAAATGATGGCTAATAAAGAAGAATACATTTATTAA
- the rpoB gene encoding DNA-directed RNA polymerase subunit beta, translated as MITNQTERLNFASTKNIPDYPDFLDVQVKSFKDFFQLETKSDERGNEGLYNTFMENFPITDTRNNFVLEFLDYFVDPPRYTIQECIERGLTYSVPLKARLKLYCTDPEHEDFETIVQDVYLGTIPYMTPSGTFVINGAERVVVSQLHRSPGVFFGQSFHANGTKLYSARVIPFKGSWIEFSTDINSVMYAYIDRKKKLPVTTLFRAIGFERDKDILEIFDLAEEIKVSKTGIKKYIGRRLAARVLNTWHEDFVDEDTGEVVSIERNEIILDRDTIIDKDNVEEIIDSNVKSILLHKEDNNQADYAIIHNTLQKDPTNSEKEAVEHIYRQLRNAEPPDEETARGIIDKLFFSDQRYNLGEVGRYRMNKKLDLDIPMDKQVLTKEDIITIVKYLIELINSKAEIDDIDHLSNRRVRTVGEQLSQQFGVGLARMARTIRERMNVRDNEVFTPIDLINAKTLSSVINSFFGTNQLSQFMDQTNPLAEITHKRRLSALGPGGLSRERAGFEVRDVHYTHYGRLCPIETPEGPNIGLISSLGVYAKVNGMGFIETPYRKVTNGVVDLESTPVYLSAEEEEGKMIAQANIEMDATGKITASNVIAREEGDFPVVEPSVVHYTDVAPNQIASISASLIPFLEHDDANRALMGSNMMRQAVPLIRPEAPIVGTGLERQVASDSRVLINAEGHGTVEYVDANIITIKYDRTEDERMVSFDADEKTYNLIKFRKTNQGTSINLKPIVRRGDRVVPGQVLSEGYATQNGELALGRNLKVAFMPWKGYNFEDAIVISEKVVRDDIFTSIHVDDYSLEVRDTKLGNEELTNDIPNVSEEATKDLDENGMIRIGAEVKPGDILIGKITPKGESDPTPEEKLLRAIFGDKAGDVKDASLKASPSLHGVVLDKKLFARAVKDKRKRTQDKDALGALEMEFETKFVELKDRLVEKLFLIVNGKTSQGVMNDLGEEVLPKGKKYTQKMLYAVEDFAHLSKGQWVADDATNKMVNDLIHNYKIKLNDLQGALRREKFTITVGDELPSGILKLAKIYIAKKRKLKVGDKMAGRHGNKGIVARIVRHEDMPFLEDGTPVDIVLNPLGVPSRMNIGQIYETVLGWAGMNLGRKFATPIFDGASLDEINALTDEANVPRFGHTYLYDGGTGERFAQKATVGVIYMLKLGHMVDDKMHARSIGPYSLITQQPLGGKAQFGGQRFGEMEVWALEAYGASSTLREILTVKSDDVIGRAKTYEAIVKGETMPEPGLPESFNVLMHELKGLGLDLRLEE; from the coding sequence ATGATAACAAATCAGACTGAAAGATTGAATTTTGCCTCTACAAAAAATATCCCTGACTATCCAGATTTCTTAGATGTTCAGGTTAAATCTTTTAAAGATTTCTTTCAATTAGAAACGAAATCTGACGAAAGAGGCAACGAAGGGTTATACAACACCTTCATGGAAAACTTCCCAATTACAGATACAAGAAACAACTTTGTATTGGAATTCCTAGATTATTTTGTTGATCCTCCACGTTATACAATTCAAGAATGTATAGAGAGAGGTCTTACTTATAGTGTGCCTTTAAAAGCTAGGTTAAAACTATACTGTACAGATCCAGAACACGAAGATTTTGAAACAATTGTACAAGATGTTTATCTTGGAACAATACCTTACATGACTCCTAGTGGTACTTTTGTTATTAATGGTGCCGAGCGTGTTGTAGTATCTCAATTACACCGTTCTCCAGGGGTTTTCTTTGGACAGTCATTCCACGCAAATGGAACTAAACTTTATTCTGCAAGAGTAATTCCTTTTAAAGGATCTTGGATAGAATTTTCTACTGATATCAACAGCGTAATGTACGCATATATCGATAGAAAGAAAAAATTACCTGTAACAACTTTATTCCGTGCTATCGGTTTCGAAAGAGATAAGGATATCCTTGAAATTTTCGACTTAGCTGAAGAAATTAAGGTTTCTAAAACAGGTATTAAGAAATATATTGGAAGAAGACTTGCTGCGCGTGTATTGAACACCTGGCACGAGGATTTCGTAGATGAAGATACTGGAGAGGTAGTTTCTATCGAGCGTAACGAAATCATCCTTGATCGTGATACAATTATCGACAAAGATAATGTTGAAGAGATCATCGATTCTAACGTAAAATCTATTTTGTTACACAAAGAGGATAACAACCAAGCAGATTATGCTATTATCCACAACACGTTACAAAAAGATCCAACAAACTCTGAAAAAGAAGCTGTAGAGCACATTTACCGTCAGTTGCGTAACGCTGAACCGCCTGATGAGGAAACTGCTCGTGGTATTATAGATAAATTGTTCTTCTCTGATCAACGTTATAACTTAGGTGAAGTTGGTCGTTACAGAATGAACAAAAAATTAGATTTAGATATCCCTATGGATAAGCAAGTGCTTACTAAAGAGGATATTATTACAATCGTAAAATATTTGATCGAATTGATCAACTCTAAAGCAGAGATTGATGATATTGATCACTTATCAAACCGTCGTGTCAGAACAGTTGGAGAACAGTTGTCTCAACAATTCGGTGTTGGTTTAGCACGTATGGCTAGAACTATTCGTGAGAGAATGAACGTTAGAGATAACGAGGTGTTTACACCGATTGATTTGATTAATGCTAAAACATTATCATCAGTTATCAACTCTTTCTTTGGTACTAACCAGTTATCTCAATTTATGGACCAAACGAATCCATTAGCTGAGATTACACACAAAAGAAGACTTTCTGCACTTGGGCCAGGTGGACTTTCGAGAGAGAGAGCTGGTTTCGAGGTTCGTGACGTTCACTATACACACTATGGTCGTTTATGTCCGATTGAAACTCCTGAGGGACCAAACATTGGTTTGATTTCATCTCTTGGTGTTTATGCAAAAGTTAACGGAATGGGATTCATCGAAACTCCATACCGTAAAGTAACAAATGGTGTAGTTGATTTAGAAAGTACTCCGGTTTACTTAAGTGCTGAAGAAGAAGAAGGTAAAATGATTGCTCAAGCAAACATTGAAATGGATGCTACAGGTAAAATTACAGCAAGCAATGTTATTGCTCGTGAGGAAGGTGACTTCCCGGTTGTTGAGCCATCAGTTGTTCATTATACAGACGTTGCTCCTAACCAGATCGCTTCGATTTCTGCATCTTTGATTCCTTTCTTGGAGCATGATGATGCGAACCGTGCGTTGATGGGATCAAACATGATGCGTCAGGCAGTTCCTTTGATCCGTCCTGAAGCACCGATTGTAGGTACAGGTTTAGAGCGTCAGGTAGCTTCAGATTCAAGAGTATTGATCAATGCTGAAGGGCATGGTACTGTTGAATACGTAGATGCTAATATCATTACTATTAAATACGATCGTACAGAAGACGAGAGAATGGTAAGTTTTGATGCTGATGAGAAAACGTACAACTTAATTAAATTTAGAAAAACCAATCAAGGTACAAGTATCAACTTGAAACCAATCGTAAGAAGAGGTGACAGAGTTGTTCCTGGACAAGTATTGTCTGAAGGATATGCTACTCAAAATGGAGAATTAGCTTTAGGTAGAAACTTAAAAGTTGCGTTCATGCCATGGAAAGGGTACAACTTCGAGGATGCGATTGTAATTTCTGAGAAAGTAGTTCGTGATGATATTTTTACTTCTATCCACGTTGATGATTATTCATTAGAGGTTAGAGATACTAAGTTAGGAAACGAAGAGTTAACAAACGATATTCCTAACGTTTCTGAAGAAGCTACTAAAGATTTAGATGAAAACGGTATGATTAGAATTGGAGCAGAGGTTAAACCTGGCGACATTTTGATCGGAAAAATTACACCAAAAGGAGAATCAGATCCTACTCCAGAGGAGAAATTGCTTCGTGCAATCTTCGGAGATAAAGCAGGTGATGTAAAAGATGCTTCATTAAAAGCTTCTCCATCTTTACATGGTGTAGTTCTTGACAAAAAATTATTTGCAAGAGCCGTAAAAGATAAACGTAAACGTACTCAAGATAAAGATGCTTTAGGCGCTTTAGAAATGGAATTCGAAACTAAATTTGTTGAATTAAAAGACAGATTGGTTGAGAAATTATTCTTGATTGTTAACGGAAAAACATCTCAAGGTGTAATGAATGATTTGGGTGAAGAAGTTTTACCAAAAGGTAAAAAATATACTCAAAAAATGCTTTACGCAGTAGAAGATTTTGCTCACTTAAGCAAAGGTCAATGGGTTGCTGATGATGCTACTAATAAAATGGTTAATGATTTGATTCATAACTATAAAATTAAGCTGAACGACTTACAAGGAGCTTTAAGAAGAGAGAAATTCACTATTACAGTTGGAGATGAATTACCATCTGGAATCTTGAAATTGGCTAAAATCTATATCGCTAAAAAACGTAAGTTAAAAGTTGGTGATAAAATGGCGGGACGTCACGGTAACAAAGGTATTGTTGCAAGAATCGTTCGTCATGAGGATATGCCATTCTTAGAAGATGGAACACCAGTAGATATCGTATTGAATCCACTTGGGGTACCTTCACGTATGAACATTGGTCAGATTTATGAGACTGTTCTTGGATGGGCTGGTATGAACTTGGGTAGAAAATTTGCTACTCCAATTTTCGACGGTGCTTCTCTTGACGAGATCAACGCTTTGACTGATGAGGCTAACGTGCCACGTTTCGGACATACCTATCTTTATGATGGTGGAACTGGAGAGCGTTTTGCACAAAAAGCAACTGTGGGTGTAATTTACATGCTTAAATTAGGACACATGGTTGATGATAAGATGCACGCACGTTCTATCGGACCATACTCATTGATTACGCAACAGCCACTTGGAGGTAAGGCTCAATTTGGAGGTCAGCGTTTTGGAGAGATGGAGGTTTGGGCACTTGAGGCTTATGGAGCTTCTAGTACTTTACGTGAAATCTTAACTGTTAAGTCTGATGACGTTATTGGTAGAGCTAAAACTTACGAAGCTATCGTTAAGGGTGAAACTATGCCAGAACCAGGTTTACCAGAATCATTCAATGTATTAATGCACGAATTGAAAGGTCTAGGTTTAGATCTTCGTTTGGAAGAATAA